One stretch of Echeneis naucrates chromosome 11, fEcheNa1.1, whole genome shotgun sequence DNA includes these proteins:
- the LOC115051165 gene encoding uncharacterized protein LOC115051165 translates to MTPTPERNFSHEEGNKKTFFIRNSGIIIKKMLDLELNFCNISNYWMMLVDEALHSIFFLGAINEPPCSPQEIVDNERLAELKDRFPKPFTCYNSQIPKRCPMSCLLEMIVEDIGQENESKIKKEMRLICNELMSDHKMKILSSFTICVCQKDLNDPNSVRYYGISMSTFSGISGKIMVAASCLATWHSNVADAVMTCILREEQEQLHGTITIEEQGEPKMSYFDGTIQLPLNVRCQAYKISNGDELSPCVSCVEMFKFNIPGKGNSSYGNCAEVGSLSNLLKHEEHFKNEVQQISPTCTPSNRERAKTDVMKLLKDLLGKIKNRFKWDDKFYTPENHYPLVNGENSE, encoded by the exons ATGACA CCGACGCCAGAAAGAAATTTCAG CCATGAAGAAGGAAATAAGAAAACTTTTTTCATCAGGAATTCTGGGATAATTATCAAGAAAATGTTGGACCTGGAGCTGAATTTTTGCAACATTTCAAATTATTGGATGATGCTAGTGGATGAG GCCCTCCACAGCATCTTTTTTTTGGGAGCAATCAACGAACCGCCATGTTCTCCACAAGAGATTGTGGACAACGAAAGATTGGCTGAGTTGAAAGACCGTTTCCCAAAACCTTTCACCTGCTACAACTCTCAAATACCCAAGCGTTGTCCAATGTCATGCTTGCTAGAAATG ATTGTTGAAGACATTGGACAAGAgaatgaaagcaaaataaagaagGAGATGCGGCTAATCTGCAATGAATTGATGAGCgatcataaaatgaaaattctgTCCTCGTTCACCATCTGTGTCTGTCAGAAGGACCTAAATGACCCAAATTCAGTCAGATATTATGGCATCTCCATGTCCACTTTTAGCGGCATTTCTGGGAAGATCATGGTGGCTGCCTCCTGCTTGGCGACCTGGCACAGTAATGTTGCTGATGCAGTCATGACCTGTATTCTGAGAGAGGAACAGGAACAGTTACATGGAACAATCACGATTGAAGAGCAAGGGGAGCCCAAGATGTCATACTTTGATGGTACCATACAGCTTCCTCTGAATGTAAGGTGCCAGGCTTATAAGATCAGCAATGGAGATGAACTCTCTCCTTGTGTGTCAtgtgttgaaatgtttaaatttaacaTACCTGGAAAGGGTAATTCATCATATGGCAACTGTGCTGAAGTTGGGAGCCTGAGTAACCTGCTTAAACATGaggaacattttaaaaatgaagtaCAACAAATATCTCCCACATGCACCCCTTCAAACAGAGAGAGGGCTAAAACCGATGTTATGAAACTGCTTAAAGATTTacttggcaaaataaaaaacaggttTAAATGGGATGATAAATTCTATACTCCTGAAAATCATTACCCCTTGGTAAATGGCGAAAACTCAGAGTGA
- the LOC115051342 gene encoding uncharacterized protein LOC115051342, whose protein sequence is MLELNKQRTDTTVLVDEILHSIFFLGAISYPHFTPEMIVGEKVNPLKSNFPRPFDLYSSQVPKRCPISCLLDMVVKVTGQQNETEIICKMHDILDKLERENNEKTLISSTICVSQKKNEPTSVRYYGVSMSTSGRNPGKIMVAASCLFAWDSHVGDAVMTYILKEFDNTKSKKAKESETSSFDGTIKVAKHLECQAYNITRKEKMPPCKACAELFGLVTNEKNGWDYGNCAEVGSISNLLKNEVEVKNQISTAPNGQPDEIRKEVIGKITAHLKNLLKTVKFKEWNGGVYTPSERNS, encoded by the exons ATGTTGGAGCTGAATAAACAAAGGACAGATACAACAGTATTAGTGGACGAG ATTCTCCACAGCATCTTCTTTTTGGGAGCGATCAGCTATCCACATTTTACCCCAGAGATGATTGTAGGAGAGAAGGTGAATCCTTTGAAAAGTAACTTTCCAAGACCTTTTGACCTCTATTCCTCTCAAGTACCCAAACGGTGTCCAATTTCATGTCTGCTGGACATG GTTGTCAAAGTGACTGGACAAcagaatgaaacagaaataatctGTAAGATGCATGACATCCTTGATAAactggagagagaaaataacGAGAAGACTCTGATCTCGTCCACCATCTGTGTCTCTCAGAAGAAAAACGAACCAACGTCAGTCCGATACTACGGCGTCTCCATGTCAACTTCTGGCCGAAATCCCGGGAAGATCATGGTCGCGGCCTCTTGTTTATTTGCCTGGGACAGTCATGTTGGTGATGCAGTCATGACCTATATTCTGAAAGAGTTTGACAACACAAAGTCCAAGAAGGCAAAGGAGTCCGAGACATCATCTTTTGATGGAACAATCAAGGTTGCAAAGCATCTCGAGTGCCAGGCATATAATATAaccagaaaagagaaaatgcctCCCTGTAAAGCATGTGCTGAATTATTTGGTCTCgtcacaaatgaaaaaaatgggtGGGATTATGGCAACTGTGCTGAAGTTGGGAGTATCAGCAACTTGCTTAAAAATGAGGTAGAGGTAAAAAATCAAATAAGTACAGCACCAAATGGGCAGCCAGATGAGATAAGGAAGGAGGTTATAGGAAAAATTACGGCTCATCTTAAAAACCTGCTTAAAACAGTGAAATTTAAGGAATGGAATGGTGGGGTCTACACACCAAGTGAAAGGAATTCTTAG
- the LOC115051343 gene encoding uncharacterized protein LOC115051343 isoform X1 → MHRVGCRALNASRFCGGLCENLCVASQLVMPDFQQCNRTEGRDYQALVSQFVITNKNKKIKLKNPAGAILRVAGLEDTIYRGKNEEVNGWGKFYLPEIVNMQVLGVVEGTSCTCDQLVLMTCEDKNLYAYDGEKLHLVASSLQQLDEKKIDYPASKTYYNGEAFQDMTEKDWDDVRSGPVGRLLEQKHQELVKANKSALLASLK, encoded by the exons ATGCACAGGGTCGGCTGTCGGGCCCTGAACGCATCTCGTTTCTGCGGAGGGCTGTGTGAAAACCTGTG TGTGGCCAGTCAGCTTGTTATGCCTGATTTTCAGCAGTGCAACAGAACTGAAG GTAGAGATTACCAGGCATTGGTGTCCCAGTTTGtgatcacaaataaaaacaagaagatcAAATTAAAGAATCCAGCTGGCGCTATATTGAGGGTGGCAGGGCTTGAGGACACCAtttacagaggaaaaaatgagGAGGTGAACGGATGGGGGAAATTCTACCTCCCTGAGATTGTAAACATGCAGGTCTTAGGTGTTGTGGAGGGCACTTCGTGCACATGTGACCAGCTTGTTCTGATGACCTGCGAGGACAAGAATCTGTATGCCTATGATGGAGAGAAGCTGCATCTGGTGGCTTCGAGCCTGCAGCAgttagatgaaaagaaaatagattATCCTGCCTCCAAGACGTACTACAATGGGGAGGCCTTCCAAGATATG ACTGAGAAGGACTGGGACGATGTGAGGTCGGGCCCTGTGGGCCGACTTTTGGAGCAAAAGCACCAAGAACTCGTGAAGGCTAATAAGTCTGCACTCTTGGCAAGCCTGAAATGA
- the LOC115051343 gene encoding uncharacterized protein LOC115051343 isoform X2, with product MAGVSVASQLVMPDFQQCNRTEGRDYQALVSQFVITNKNKKIKLKNPAGAILRVAGLEDTIYRGKNEEVNGWGKFYLPEIVNMQVLGVVEGTSCTCDQLVLMTCEDKNLYAYDGEKLHLVASSLQQLDEKKIDYPASKTYYNGEAFQDMTEKDWDDVRSGPVGRLLEQKHQELVKANKSALLASLK from the exons ATGGCTGGAGTCAG TGTGGCCAGTCAGCTTGTTATGCCTGATTTTCAGCAGTGCAACAGAACTGAAG GTAGAGATTACCAGGCATTGGTGTCCCAGTTTGtgatcacaaataaaaacaagaagatcAAATTAAAGAATCCAGCTGGCGCTATATTGAGGGTGGCAGGGCTTGAGGACACCAtttacagaggaaaaaatgagGAGGTGAACGGATGGGGGAAATTCTACCTCCCTGAGATTGTAAACATGCAGGTCTTAGGTGTTGTGGAGGGCACTTCGTGCACATGTGACCAGCTTGTTCTGATGACCTGCGAGGACAAGAATCTGTATGCCTATGATGGAGAGAAGCTGCATCTGGTGGCTTCGAGCCTGCAGCAgttagatgaaaagaaaatagattATCCTGCCTCCAAGACGTACTACAATGGGGAGGCCTTCCAAGATATG ACTGAGAAGGACTGGGACGATGTGAGGTCGGGCCCTGTGGGCCGACTTTTGGAGCAAAAGCACCAAGAACTCGTGAAGGCTAATAAGTCTGCACTCTTGGCAAGCCTGAAATGA